The Salvelinus alpinus chromosome 3, SLU_Salpinus.1, whole genome shotgun sequence genome segment AGTGGCCAAAAGAAGGCTCGCTGAGTGGAGAGGAgaaacgtacagtaccagtcaaaagtttggacacacctactcattcaagggtttttcttgattttctacattgtagaataatagtgaagacatcaaaacgatgaaataacacatatggaattatgtagtaaccaaaaaagtgttaaacaaatcaaaatatattttatattcttcaaagtagccaccctttgccttgatgacagctttgcacactcttggcctaatctcaaccagcttcatgaggtagtcacctggaatgcacgtgactgttaattgaaatgcatttcaggtaactacttcatgaagctggttgagagaatgccaagagtgtgcaaagctgtcatcaaggcaaagggtggctactttgaagaatataaaatatattttgatttgtttaacacttttttggttactacataattccatatgtgttatttcatagctatgatgtcttcactattattctacaatgtagaaaatagtaaaaataaagaaaaacccttgaatgagtaccagtcaaacttttgactggtactgtacttaaaACCCTCCCAAGTCAGTACACGACATTGGCCCAAATACCTTGGTTATCATAGTtgtcgtcacacacacacacacacacacaatgcagagCGTGGCAATTTATTACAAATGTTAATGAATACGAGGAGGTTGTTAGTTATGATATGACCATTCAAAACTGTGTAGAGTACGCTACATGACAATGTTAACTAACTAACCAGTGTGTAGGGTGATGACGTTTTATTTTTACCTGAGGACTGTgctggtgttgactctccacagtaAGTTCAGACTGTCGCCATCTATCAGCACCACACTACCCCCAGTGACCAGTAGCAGGTTGGAGGGACCCTCTGCCTTCCCTATCCTTAACACGTATCTCAATGACCCAGACCTGCAGGGGACGAACGGCCGTCAAAAGGAAAGACTCCATGTTAGCATGAGCAATTAATTTCAGTCTATGGTCCAGGTTATTGAACATAAGACATGAGAAATGATCATTTAACCACTAGACGTTTGGTATTTTGGTGTTGTGTTTTACCCCAAGCTGTGACATTTTGAGGCATTGTGAGAATTGTGTATTAGCGTCTAGCTGCTGCTCCAGCTTACTCATAGATTGATACAAGGCCAGAGGAGTCATTGGCTTTGCGCTCCCAGTGCTTGTCCTTCTTGAGGCCTTTTTCCATGCCTGCCTTAGCCTGGGCTGCAATCCTCCACAGGGCCAGGCCATACAACCCCGAGTCTGGGGAGAGGGGACAAAGGGCAGTGACAACAGTCCTATAACATTACACGGACATCAATATGCTGTGGGCTGTAGCCAACTGGCCATATAGGACCCTTAAATCAATGTACTGGGATAGCTCACTGACCGTTGGACAAGGTCACATACAGTAGGACTGAAATCAATGTGTTCTATCACATAGAATGTTATGAGATCAATAGTTTGGTCAGTGAATTATTGACAACAGATCTATAAATGAGCTCACTAGCAGGCTTTGGCAAATGGCTTGCTCACCTTTCTGGAGCAGTACATAGTTGGAGCCTTTCCCTGTGGAATGGAGGAGATGCATGGCACACTCAGCGGTGTCAAGAACCACCTCTGAGCCAATCTGGACACCGGTCTTCCCCGAGAGGATCACCAGCTGTGTCTAGAGCGCAACGAATAACAATAGAACAAACTGTCTTGAGGTCTTCTGTTGAAAGGTACTGGCACAGAGGTTGCCATTTCATGTGTGAAGCACACATTTTCTCATGCattattttcctgtgttttaaagCAAAGGTATAAAACGGAAACAGTGAAAATCCTGTAATATCGCATCCTCTAGTCTGAGCGGTCGTCATACGGAACACAGCTGGTGAGTGCGACTAAACTGAGACATCGAGGACGCCTCTGAGGTTTACCTGCGTTGGGCTGGGCGCCACCAGAGCCACGTCGCTTACCCCGTCCCCATCCAGGTCTGAGACACTGAGGACAGGTAAGGTACTCCTCAGGTTGGGAGGCTGGAGCCGCGCCCACGTCACCACTCCTGTACAGAAATACCAAGTATTCAGAATTCACTCACAGctacaacccccctccatcagAAATCATGAACGTTTTCTTCGAAGTGAGTCAGGTTACAAAATAGTGACGAGACACAGACCAAACTATCATACATTAGAGGGATAAGCAGGCACATATTTGCGATTTACGAAAGGCGTTAGGAGAGAAAGCATGAATACTTGAAGTGTGACGTTCAACCACCATTGTGGTGGAAAAGGTGTGAAAACATGACTATACGTTCCTGCTCAGGTGTTGTTTGTgagatagtagagagagaggtgagtaaACGAGAGAGTCGTGAATCGGAGTCACTCACCAGTGTATTTGTCGATGGCAGTGAGCTGGTTGGAGTGGGACAGCAGGCAGCCCCTGTTGGTTTCTCCAAGGCCGTCCAGACCACACTGGGCCCAGTGGAACTCAGGGGCCAAGGGCCGCTCCCACAGAGTCTCCCCGTTGGTCCCTGCTACCgccgacacaaacacacaaggtGTGTCCAGACCTGGAAGTCATACAGCACACGTGAATCTCACAGACACTGCCAAGCTACAGATTTTACAATGACACAGCAGACAATATATTGGTTAGAACAATTACAGTAGGAATTATTAAACAGTATCTCTGTATTGAGGGGACTTTAGCTTGTCTTCTGGGAATCTTTGGCTGGCAGCCTCTACTTTTATTGCAATCTCAATGAAACCATTCTACAAAAGCAGCTACATACTCCTCATTATTATGCTTATAtgcccaatgcagccatttttatattAATATCAAATTATTTCTAAGTAACAACTAAGTACTTAACTGTTATAGATTTCCAttcaaatgtgaaaaaagttttttgttaaaaaaaaaaactttctcaGGCAAGAATTCTGATATAAAACATTCTGTTCACTCCTAGaaagttattttatttaactagaatcgggatgtcaccatggaaagctgACACTCCCacccatgcaaacctgctgattagaaggtcctgtgtagattgtattttaaaCCAGAAGCTATCAGGGAATAACACAATATTTGTTCAaccttttacagtgttagtttcatcagctatcTACAATATAATACTTAAACAGAGGGAAAACATAACTTTGACTGCAATGGGCCTTTAGCAAGACAAAGCATGAAGCATTTGCTGTAAGACCTGTATTCCTAGTACCTTCAGCAAAACAACTAATGTTCTGACTGCCCTCCTGGGCCTTCAGGACAAACAACACGTCCATCACTTTGTCTTTGCTTGCATCCTCAATGGCCAGGAAATCATAGGTGGCTGTGAGAGAAAGGAAAGGAAGTAAGTTTAACCTTTTGGGTAAAGAAACAAACAGTACATCTAGGGTTGTTTTCACAGACAGTTATAACCTGGTCCTGTACTAAATGCTATTTTCATGGAGATTGAGACTTTTTCATCCAGTCCATAGTGCAAAACACAGGGGTTAAATAACTTCTTAACTGGCCTTCTCTGGTCTATTGTGTCACTGTATCTCTTCCTCACCTGCTTGGGGGAAGGTGCGGTTCCAGAAGGTGAGGTATTGCGGACGGACGGGACAGGGGATGATGAAAGAGAAGGCGAAGACGATGATgaggcagaggaagagggagaggaagaaggcagcCGTCCTCCAGTGGGACAACTTGGCCAGACCCAAACTCTTCTTCTTGGTCTGCGCTGGTGGTGCCGTTCCACCGCCCTCAaccccatcctcctccctcttcagGGGGTCGGCTTCTGTGGCATGGTCTGTTGGCTCCATTATCTCTTCAGCAACGTGTCATAGCCCGAACAGACCTAAACACAGAGAAAATGTGGTGGAAAGGACACAAACCTGTACTGCCCCCTCAGCACTGACACAGTACCAAATGTATTCCTGTCTGCCTGTGGGACTCCAGCCATTTCCACACTCGCACCATCTCACTCCAAACATTTTCAAGTTTGCCTCCAGAAATTTCTGAACAAAACAATAACATGATTAACCCAtgaccttagctagctagctaccatgtAACAGCATGCACTGATTATATCCTGAGGTACAATTTCAGTGTTTAATTCTAGCTATACACCCTGACTCCGTTTGGGTTCTGGATTCACCACTTCCGCAAACAAAGAACTAACTAATCTCTCATGAACATATTGTCGTGGACAGATGAAACAGTCAAATAAACTTTCGCGAGAGAATTTTACTTCTGGGTAACCTAGATTAAGAATTAGCTAGCGTTATTTGGCTGCGGTAATAATGTATAACATGTCAATTTAGCGAGTTAATTTCATTGAAAGCCTGGTCAAGATACCACAActtctagctagttagcatagCTAGCCATAGTAGCTACCGTTAGATAACGCGTTACAGGCTCAAAACCTATTCGTTGGCATTCTCTCAGACTAGACTAGTTAGCTAACTATCTAGATAGGTTCACCATTCAATTTCGAGCCCTTAAATAAATGTCTAATTTATTTCAAGTAgttgatttattttttatcttactTTAGAAGCTACTTCTGTCCGTGTCTTTGTTTGATCGAGAACTGTCAATCCAACTTCACCTGCGTAAACAATTCACACCTTGACAGGCCCTACTAGCTATCGTGAAATAGTCATTGCAATCTGGGATCATTGGGACGACCCAACCCTACCCATTTTACGTTTCAGCTTCAATGGGGatagggacatcccaaggatccccGATTGCGTGCACCGTCGTGAAACGAGCTAATTTGAGCTCAAGTGGCTGTGATTGGTTCGTTACCAAGCCACTCCAATTGGCCAATTCTAGCATAGAGGAAGTGTCGTCATTTCCTTAGCAAAGAAAGAAGGAGCTGACGAGGTCGTTGAAGAAGCTTGTCcaaataataaacatattgcATTAATAATATAGGATACCATAGATCGTGGAACCTTCTGTTTTGTGTGAAGCTTTGAAGAATTAACCCACAGCAATGTCGGCCCAAGCTCAAATGAGAGCTTTGCTCGATCAACTAATGGGGACAGCGAGGGATGGTGAGTAGCAAAACGGCGGtgactagcttgctagctaaaagATGGAGCCATTCAGAGATACTTTtctaaggctgcgtttacacaggcaggccAATTCTGATGTTTTTTCCACTAATTTGTCTTTTTACCAATCACAtgagatcttttcacatcagatcgttttcagaactgatctgattggtcaaaatacgaATGAATTAATTAgtgaaaaaaaatctgaatttctGCCTGTCTGAACGCAGCCTAATATGTGTGAGCCAGTGACTTGCACTTAGcattctagctagctagtttactaTCTAGCTAACTCGTTTTTGTGGCGTGTTTCAGTTGGACATATCTTGAATGAATGGCGTACAAGAGGACGGCTGTTTGACATAAAATCAGCTCAATCATGATCTGTCTCCGGCCTAGTTGTTGTTTCGCGATTTAATGTTTGTATCCATAGTTAATGACGTCCACTCTGGCATTCATTGTTGATTGACCAGCTGGCTAGATAAGTAATGATCATCTAGACGCCCCCCTGGGGGACCCTGAGTTTAAGTGGTCCCTGAAAAAGCGGGGATAAAACTCATGTTATAACTAATACATTTCAATCGAATGTATTTTTACTACACACATCCACGTTCTTATGTTGTTCAGTTAGATACATAGCtagccagggttggggtcaattccatttaaattccagtaaATTCAGGAAGTGCACATCCCATTCCAATTCTCTTAAATAATTTTCAATTAGAAAAAAATTGAATTacaatttggtttactttctgaattgactggaattgaaactGAATTAACCCCAACCCTGAAGCTAATTATATTTAGCAAGGCCTACATGCAGTATAGGATAACAAAGCTAGCCTATCTTGTAAATACTAAATAGTCAGTAAGGATATCTAGAGAGTCTGCAAGTCCTTGACAGGAGGTTAAAACAGTTAGTCATACAGTGCACAGTATCTAGTATTGTGTAGCATTTGTACAAGCACCACTTCCATAGTAAATTACGTATCTGGCTACAAGGATACTAGCCCTACGAAGCTTGCCGTCACATATACAGTCAATAACAGTAAGTACAGTTATTTTAACAGTAGCCTTCTGTCTTAGGGCATTCTATAGTAACAGCTTGTGAGATATGCACCCGACCCTTTGCTCTACCTGTATTTAGCAGCACGTGTCCCACGTTGGACGGTATCCGTAGACTGTTCTGATTAAAAACATTGCTTGCAGTGCCCAAGAAAGTATTACATCCAATTGTTTGACGCTACCTTCACCCCCTCCCAATCTAATTCAAAGATGGACTCACGCTTTTGCTTCTAGACAGGTAAACAGACTGTCTGCAATCATACCACTTCCTGTCCTGAGCACTAGCCCAACGAAAGGGGCACGGTGCTGCCAACCTCTGCAGCGGCTGCGATACCCATTAATGTTGCTAGCCGCGTTCGAGAGAGCATCAATCTTGATGTACCACGGGTAAATTGTGACCGACTGATTgctctacaaataataatgagtcgttatttatgatgcaaggtgatttatctccttatctcagctcgctggtcaccatagcagcacctacctgtagcatgcgctccagcaggtatatctctatggtcacccccaaaaccaattcttcctttggccgcctctccttccagttctctgctgccaatgactggaacgaactacaaaaatctctgaaactggaaacacttatctccctcactagctttaagcaccagctgtcagagcagctcagctgtcagagcagctcatagattactgcacctgtacatagcccaactacctctttacctactgtatttatttatttattttgctcctttgcaccccattatttctatctctactttacactttcttccactgcaaaccaaccattccagtgtttttacttgctatattgtatttacttcgccaccatggcctttttatatttttatttatatatatattttgtttgccttcacctcccttatctcacctcacttgctcacattgtatatagacttatttttcactgtattattgactgtatgtttgttttactccatgtgtaactatgtgttgttgtatgtgtcgaactgctttgctttatcttggccaggtcgcaattgtaaatgagaacgtgttctcaatttgcctacctggttaaataaaggtgaaataaataactaAAATTTGTTGGTCAGTCGGCAGTCGCCTGCACTGTCGAACAAGACTGTTTTGTTGATCCGTGTGGGTGGCTGCGCCGTGCCCATTTTGTTGTGCTTCAGCTCGTGACAGGAAGTGTTGTTATAATTACAGACAGTCTGTATTTACCTGTCTAGAGGTGAGAGTGTGCCATGCGAGTGCACAGCTCGGGAATCCATCTTTTGAATTCGTTTGGCGGGGGTGGCGGTAGCGTCAAACAATTGGATGTAATACTTTCTTGGTCACCCCTCTGCGACACAAACAGCGTCGGCTGTCTACAAATTGTACGGATAAGGTCCAAAACAGGTACAGCAATATCTCTCAAGCTGTCGCTATAGAATGCAATTAGTCCCGGCTTATTAATAATAGAAAACATTAATAAAGGTGTCAAATTAGGCTACACGGATACAAACATTGAAAACATAACAGCTGCCATTTAGTAAGGATGTCATGCCTACAATGGTGACATGTAAAGTCGGATAAACCGACTCCAGTCCATGGTTCTTTTTTGGGCTTTAATCAGCCTAACAAAGTGAGTTTGTGtcgagagtttgtgtgtgtgttgagatgaATACAAATTCTTCCCGTACATATGTTGCATACAAACTGAACAATTGTGGCCCCTTTATTTCATTCATGAAGGTTCAGTGTATCTTTGCCAGCCTACATCAATCTGCAAAGGAGTTGCAGAAAAGCCTCATGTTCATCGAGCCGTGAGTCACACATGATTTTTAAAGCTGTTATGAATAATAATAATCCAAACAATTGTTTTCTTTCCCGGAAGTTGTACCTTCTTTTTTTTTAGCATCACAACAATGGATATTAAAACCTTCAATGACACTTTGAATTACAATTTGGAAGTAGTTGCAGCTTGAATTAAGACGTTGCCTGGTTGCGTTGAAAGCCACGTTTATTGTCAAGCAGAGACGATATTAGCCATCGGAAAGCTTTGCACAGATCTTTACAATCTTACTTGTGTATCATTCCACGCTTCCTTACTACAGGTTTGAGCAAGAACTGTCCCCATTTATACTTTTCTACAGCGGGTTTAAAATTCTGCAGCTGAGGTCTTGGAGAATGCAGATGGGTACAGTATGTTGCAGCTCGCAGTGTGTATAAAGCTAACCTTTTTCTTGGGTTTTCTTTCAATGTTCCATTTGTGTCAGGGACTTCGTTGGCGCCAACTATAGGCTAGGCCTGAATCTATTTTAAATGGTCTCATTTTGTTGAAGTTAGGAGATCTAGCTGACGCCGTAACAGCTGTTACGGTGACATATCCCAGTTAAGCTGAGTGACAATGTCATGAGACCAAGGGAGCCTCATGAGCCTGTCCTTGTCAATCATTAAAAACACCCATACAGTAGGCTTACAACCATTTGGCTGTTGGATTTTTCTATAGGCCTATATTCTTCAGTTGAACAGGTGCTTTCAGAAAGCCATGACGAGAGTGGCAAGTCACTGTCTTAGCACAACCATATTCTTAATGTAGTATCGAGGCTCTGGTAAGGTAAGCCTCTAGGTTACAGCAGAAAATACAGCAAGCCTTAAGGGACACACCACTCTGGTCCCAATGCAGCCCCCAATGTTTACCAGATAAAACGCTGACTGGTAAACCTGGGTCAGGTTTAAGATTACCTAAGGTTTGGCTTTAAACACGTAAAAATGTTTTTACAAAGCCACATTTTGGGATATCTTAAGACAACGTGGATGTCGTTGAATACTGTCCAAAAGGCACACATTCTGTCACTTGATGCATTCTAGCTGAATATATCTATGTTCATTTTACCCCAATAAAGAGAATCCCAAGATGCAGTTGTATAAAAATTGTCAAGTCTTTGCCCCTTTACCCTAATATGGGTATAAAGCATTGGATACCTCGCTCTAGTGGACCAATAGCTATGTGAGCTatttctgactgttgctttttgCATGTTTCAGGGGACGAGACGCGGCAGAGGGTCAAGTTCACTGACGAGCGGGTCTGCAAAAGCCATCTCCTGAACTGCTGTCCCCACGACATCCTCTCTGGAACTGTAAGCAGACTAAGCGCCGCGTCCTCCCATATGATTTATTGCAGTTCAAGTCTAGTCAGTAATATTGGTTGATCGATTCTGAATATTTGAATGCAGTGACCGTAAACTACTTTCTAAAGTAGTTTGCCGCAGATTATGCAGGAACTGTGGCTGTGtcttgactagctgactgacttcATCGACAGCGTATGGATCTGGGAGAATGTGCGAAGACCCACGACCTGGCGCTCCGGGCCGACTATGAAATCGCCTCCAAGGCGAGGGAACTCTTCTTTGAGCTTGACGTAAGTGATGTTCACAGTCAGTTCAATGAAATACAACTTCATTCATCCCTTCCGTGCCAAGTAATTTGTACTTGTTCTGAACAAAGATGTAAACTCAAcattgcaacaatttcaaagattttactgggtTAATTAATTTAAGGAAGTCAGTCAATTGGAATAAATtcgttaggccctaatctatggatttcatatgactgggaatacagatatacatctgttggtcacagataccttaaaggtAGGGGCGTAGATCAgaaaccagtcagtgtctggtgtgactgccattttcctcatgcagcgcgacacatctccttcgcatggagttgttcaggctgttgattgtggtgaTGGTGactgatgaatggcacgacaatgggcctcaggatctcattacggtatctctgtgcattcaaattgccattgttgTCCGTAGGTTATGCTTgtccataccacaaccccaccaccaccatggggaactctgttcgcaacgttggcatcagcaaaccgctcgcccgcacaacgccatacacgtgggtatgcggttgtgaggccatttGGACGTACTCGGCTTATGgtcgagaaatgaacattaaattctctggcaacagctctggtggacattcttgcagtcagcatgccaattgcacgctccttcaaaacttgagacatctgtggcattgtgttttatgacacaacttcacattttagtggccttttattaaccccagcacaaagtgcacctgtgtaatgatcatgatgtttaattagcttcttgatatgccacatctgtcaggtggatgaattatattagcaaaggagaaatgctcacgaacaggGACGCAAACAAATTTATGCACAAAATGAGAGAGATGTGCTTTTTGTGCGAatgggaacatttctgggattttctaTTTCAggtcataaaacatgggaccaatagctttgcatgttgcgtttttatattttgatTCAGTGTTGTTCATTTTACCTGTGCACCAGTCCGTGTTCCATTGACTTGTATGTCATTGACTTTTCTGTGGTTGACTGTAGGCTGTGGATCACCTGGAGTCTTTCATCGCTGATTGCGACCGTAGAACAGAGTTGGCCAAGAAACGACTGGTGGAGACTCAGGATGAGATCAGTGCGGAGGTGGCTGCAAAGGTAAGAAAGCAAGATGagtctagaagaaaaagaaacgcacacctatttaggcgaggtgctggctagcggagtagaaaacttgaaaataaaggagagccgcacactctaggagctcagatgcaaaaatgtaatacccaacgtttcgacagccaagctgtcttcatcaggaaGCAAGATGAACCTTATTGTGGAATGTAAGGACATGTTGTTGGAAACGTTCTGATCCagactgattgtgtgtgtgtctgactctctaGGCAGAGACTGTCCACGAGCTGAATGAAGAGATTGGGAAGCTCCTGGCCAAGGCAGAGCAGCTGGGAGCCGAGGGGAATGTAGATGAAGCCCAGCTGATCCTACAGGAAGTGGAGAAGGTCCGCAGCAGGAAGAGGGATGCCGAGGTGAGGGCTTGTTTTCCTCACAACACATCTAGTTTCCATTTAACTCATCCTGACTATAAacctgggctgtgttcatcagggCACACCTTAgtaaaaacattttgcaatggaacATTCAAATTgccttcttattggacaagtttagGGGGAACCATCCGGTTTCACTTAATTTTCACCATAATGAACTCGACCCCATTCTTTCTTTTGCTGACTCATTCTCTTTCATATTTTCTGTTCTCTGCTTCTCAGGAGGAGTACAGAAACTCCATGCCTGCCTCCAGTTTCCAGCAGCAGAAGCTCCGTGTCTGCGAGGTATGCTCTGCCTACCTGGGTCTCCACGACAACGACCGTCGCCTGGCCGACCACTTTGGCGGGAAGCTGCACCTGGGCTTCATCCAGATCAGGGAGAAACTGGAAGCCCTGAAGGTATGCTCTGAACCACCTCAGACCACATAGGTTGCTGAATACACCTGGCGAgagtttttttatttaattttttttaactgATTTCCTGTTTTGAAGATTATACAAGGACATTGATTGGGATTAAAAGCACTGCCAACGTCTGTCTTTTGGATTCCTTTGAATTTTGCAGTAAGGACTTTTTCACGTTAGAATTTATTAACACGAGAACAAATTGATGTTAAGACTTCGGGTAATGCCattgctctttttttttttttgcagaaaATAGTCACTGACAAGCAGGAGAAGAGGAACCAGGATCGTCTCAAGAGgcgagaagagaaagagaaggaagagatGATGAAGAAGAAGTGGGTACAGGACTTTTCAGAAATAATTAAATTGACATGGGCACATGGTTTATAAACATGTTGGTGGTGATGGCAGAACTTCTTTGGGGGGGAAAATATTgatttatgtactgtatgtggaggCAAATTAAGATTTTCACAGAGGCATCTTAATTGTTTTCTGTCGTTTTTATAGGACCAAATCACGGAGCAGGGAACGGAGCAGGGAACATAGGTTAGTATGGGCCATCTGCTGCCATATGAACTATATTAGATACACAATATCATAGTTTATTACTGTATATAGGAGTTTTCTGTGTCTATGCTGCAGGTCCCGCTCTCGCGAACGTAGGAGACGGCGTTCCCGTTCCTCGTCTCGGGAGAGGCGGCGTTCCTCCCGCTCGCGCTCCAGGGACCGGGAGAGGACGAGACGCCACTCCCGATCCTGCAGCAAGGGCCACCGCCACGAGCCCAGCACCATACACAagtaggagaacacacacacacacacacacacacacatacatacatacgtcaTCTCATTACTCAGACATGTACACAATAATAAAAGTTATTCTCATAATAAGTGCACGTTAGATGTGTGTGTAACAAGACCGTGTGGAACGGTTCCAGGTCGTCCAGGGATCGAGAGCGCTCCTCCAGAGACCGTTCACGGGAGCGAAGCAGGAAGAGGGGATCCTCCGAGCGGCGACAAGACAGCAGGGATCAGAACGGGAGGACGGACTCCCGCCGGGcacaggacagggacagagacaccgGGGGCCTCTGAGGACTCTTGCTATCCATCCTCAAAACACaacctccttttctctctttcataCCTGTCCACATATCTATAAGGACTCTCTTAACAGCAATGTCCAGAGACGTTTTGATTTGAGATATTCCAGCCAACCCACTGTGTCCCAAATAAATAGACCTTATATgaccacaggtgtgtgtgtatatatcgtATATTgcgcaaatatatacagtaccagttaagtttagacacacctactcattcgagggtttttctttattttttaccattttctacattgtagaataatagtgcagacttcaaactatgaaataacacacatggaatcatgtagtaacccaaaaaagtgttacacaaatcaaaatatattttatatttgagattcttcaaagtagccaccctttgcctagacaacagttttgcacactcttggcattcttttaaCCAGccttatgaggtagtcacctggaatgcatttcaattaacaggtgtgccttaagttaatttgtTGTATTTCTTCCCTTAATACGTTTGatccaattagttgtgttgtggcTTTTTGACTGGGACTGTATATATTTCAAGCATTCAAATATATCCTGGGATAAGGGTGTGGGGGATGGTAGTTGTtgaatgttgtgggggtgcacaAAGTCTTGCCAGCATATGTTTTAAGTGAAGGCTGTTGAttgcaatacatttgattttatatatatatatatattctatgaAACGATCCTAAATATACATG includes the following:
- the LOC139570335 gene encoding putative RNA-binding protein Luc7-like 1 isoform X2; translation: MDLGECAKTHDLALRADYEIASKARELFFELDAVDHLESFIADCDRRTELAKKRLVETQDEISAEVAAKAETVHELNEEIGKLLAKAEQLGAEGNVDEAQLILQEVEKVRSRKRDAEEEYRNSMPASSFQQQKLRVCEVCSAYLGLHDNDRRLADHFGGKLHLGFIQIREKLEALKKIVTDKQEKRNQDRLKRREEKEKEEMMKKKTKSRSRERSREHRSRSRERRRRRSRSSSRERRRSSRSRSRDRERTRRHSRSCSKGHRHEPSTIHKSSRDRERSSRDRSRERSRKRGSSERRQDSRDQNGRTDSRRAQDRDRDTGGL
- the LOC139570335 gene encoding putative RNA-binding protein Luc7-like 1 isoform X1 — its product is MSAQAQMRALLDQLMGTARDGDETRQRVKFTDERVCKSHLLNCCPHDILSGTRMDLGECAKTHDLALRADYEIASKARELFFELDAVDHLESFIADCDRRTELAKKRLVETQDEISAEVAAKAETVHELNEEIGKLLAKAEQLGAEGNVDEAQLILQEVEKVRSRKRDAEEEYRNSMPASSFQQQKLRVCEVCSAYLGLHDNDRRLADHFGGKLHLGFIQIREKLEALKKIVTDKQEKRNQDRLKRREEKEKEEMMKKKTKSRSRERSREHRSRSRERRRRRSRSSSRERRRSSRSRSRDRERTRRHSRSCSKGHRHEPSTIHKSSRDRERSSRDRSRERSRKRGSSERRQDSRDQNGRTDSRRAQDRDRDTGGL
- the LOC139570333 gene encoding protein FAM234A-like; amino-acid sequence: MEPTDHATEADPLKREEDGVEGGGTAPPAQTKKKSLGLAKLSHWRTAAFFLSLFLCLIIVFAFSFIIPCPVRPQYLTFWNRTFPQAATYDFLAIEDASKDKVMDVLFVLKAQEGSQNISCFAEGLDTPCVFVSAVAGTNGETLWERPLAPEFHWAQCGLDGLGETNRGCLLSHSNQLTAIDKYTGVVTWARLQPPNLRSTLPVLSVSDLDGDGVSDVALVAPSPTQTQLVILSGKTGVQIGSEVVLDTAECAMHLLHSTGKGSNYVLLQKDSGLYGLALWRIAAQAKAGMEKGLKKDKHWERKANDSSGLVSIYESGSLRYVLRIGKAEGPSNLLLVTGGSVVLIDGDSLNLLWRVNTSTVLSEPSFGHFNKDGTLDIVIEEDIGNRIKRVVILDGNTGGTVWEVNLLASPNSPKPASVNTINSFSVFMFWGLMPSEANATRDLSEERRSYMLYPHYSTVLLEKSNVMDHIIAFKATLLERGRHACYIMLTGPEGEGTEGTVDLSKRKLKQDVTDSRVLRLGSISSKDTNEEIKEAFQRLRFSDE